A stretch of the Papaver somniferum cultivar HN1 chromosome 6, ASM357369v1, whole genome shotgun sequence genome encodes the following:
- the LOC113291827 gene encoding uncharacterized protein LOC113291827 produces the protein MTWSHTRIKIPRNREAGDILLWNDYFSDNPTYPANIFRRRFRMRRELFNRILADVVSRNPYFAQKRDACGILGLSPHQKVTAAIRMLAYGCAADAIDEYLRIGETTVLEATRRFCKTIVVLYGKEYLRSPTAESGVYTAYKGSESIVLEAVVSHDLWFWHAFFGMPGSCNDINVMNRSYIFRKLINGKTPPVNFEVNGHAYDMGYYLGDGIYPQIATIVMAIKQPDTPKKYKFSSMQEGARKDVERGFGVLQQQFAIVKQPARMWNPDVLAYIMKTVIILHNMIVEDERLPGDWPHEYDSRSRSAPVNISRVGTEELSRMRAAHRRHAIHNKETHFRLRQDLIEHIWSNFGDNY, from the exons ATGACATGGTCTCATACTCGTATAAAAATACCAAGAAATCGTGAAGCCGGAGATATACTTCTCTGGAATGACTACTTTTCTGACAACCCCACCTACCCAGCTAACATATTTCGTAGGAGATTCAGAATGCGGCGAGAATTGTTCAACCGAATATTGGCAGATGTGGTGTCTAGAAATCCTTATTTTGCTCAAAAAAGAGATGCTTGTGGCATTCTTGGATTATCCCCTCATCAGAAAGTAACTGCAGCAATCcgaatgttagcttatggatgtgcAGCAGATGCAATAGATGAGTATTTACGCATTGGAGAAACCACCGTTTTAGAAGCAACCCGTCGGTTTTGCAAGACGATTGTGGTAttatatgggaaagaatatttacgCTCACCAACTGCGG AATCAGGAgtatacaccgcgtataaagggagtgaAAGTATTGTGCTAGAGGCAGTGGTGTCACATGATCTCTGGTTTTGGCATGcgttttttggtatgcccggctcCTGCAATGATATTAATGTAATGAATCGTTCTTATATTTTTCGAAAACTTATCAACGGGAAAACACCACCGGTGAACTTTGAAGTAAACGGGCATGCATATGATATGGGATATTATCTCGGTGATGGCATTTATCCACAGATTGCTACTATTGTGATGGCCATTAAACAACCAGATACAccgaaaaaatataaattttcatcgatgcaagagggagCACGGAAAGATGTAGAGCGTGGATTTGGTGTACTGCAACAACAATTTGCCATTGTCAAACAACCTGCACGAATGTGGAACccggatgtgcttgcctatataatGAAAACGGTTATtattttacataatatgatagtggaGGATGAGCGTCTTCCCGGTGATTGGCCACATGAATATGACTCACGTAGCAGGTCGGCACCGGTGAATATATCGAGGGTAGGTACTGAGGAACTTTCCAGAATGAGAGCTGCACATCGGCGTCATGCTATACACAATAAAGAAACACATTTTCGCTTGCGTCAAGATTTAATCGAACACATATGGTCAAATTTTGGAGATAATTATTAA
- the LOC113291826 gene encoding uncharacterized protein LOC113291826, translating to MAPRGPNFTTEEDTMICRIHLAISQDSATGTDQPERVLWSRIKDKLEEALPCKPKRTWTSIQSRFQGISRQVSLYSAKVLEVDGEYHSGWNEVSRVEEIRKRFKESNGNKNLSTKSATKF from the exons ATGGCACCACGAGGTCCCAATTTTACAACAGAAGAAGATACAATGATATGTAGAATCCATTTAGCCATATCTCAAGATTCTGCTACCGGAACCGATCAACCAGAAAGAGTATTATGGAGTCGGATCAAAGATAAGTTGGAAGAAGCCCTGCCTTGTAAACCAAAACGTACTTGGACTTCTATCCAGAGTCGATTTCAGGGAATCAGTAGACAGGTTTCACTTTATTCTGCAAAAGTGTTGGAAGTTGATGGTGAATATCATAGCGGATGGAATGAAGTCTCGAGG GTTGAAGAGATAAGAAAGCGATTCAAAGAAAGTAATGGTAacaaaaatttaagcacgaagagtgctacgaaATTCTAA